Genomic segment of Corynebacterium urealyticum DSM 7109:
CGGCCTATTGAACGAAGTAAATCGTGATCCACAGGCCGATCCAGACAACGTCGACGAAGTGCCAGTAGTAGGACACAACGACGGCAGCGGTTGCCTGTGCCGGGGTGAACTTGGACTTGAACGTCCTGAGCAACACAACGAGGAACGCAATCACACCGGCCAGCACGTGTGCGCCGTGGAAACCGGTCGTGATGAAGAACACCGAGCCGTAAACGGAGCCCGGGATCGTGGTTCCAGTCTGAACGAGGTGGAAGTACTCGTATCCCTGACCGATAAGGAACACGGTTCCCAGCAACGCCGACAGTGCGTACCAACGACGAAGAGCGAAGACATCCCCCCTCTCAGCCGCGAACACGCCGAACTGCGCAGTCACGGACGAGGAGATCAGGATGATCGTAATCGTCGCCGCGAAAGGCACGTTCAGCTCGGTTGGCTCGGATGGCCAATTGCCTCCCGAGTTGGCCTTGGACACGAAGTACATCGCGAACAGGCCAGCAAAAAACATCAATTCTTGAGACAGGAACACGATCGTGCCGACGCTGACCATGTTCGGTCGGTTCAGCGTCGCAACACGATGTGGTGCTGCCATACCTGGGTTTTCAACTGCGCTTGTCACGTGTCTAAGTATGGCTGTTTTCTGGCAGATAGTCGATTCCCCACGCGTGAAAGCTCAAAGCGGACTGGAAAACAGCAGGTCAAACCTTGGACAAACCTGCCAGTATCCCCCCTTTGGGGGATAGTCGGAACTTTTTGGAACCGCTATCCGACGCGCCACATCGTGGCAGGTCAGCGCATAAGCGGCAGCGGTTTTCCGCCGTACTGACACCCGATTTTGTTCACAGGATTCAGCCAGCAAGGCACCACTCCCTCCCCCACTTCGGGCCCGAACCCCGACACCGAAGCGCCCCGCATCTCACCTCTACCCCCGCAGAAGTCGCCGAGATTCGGTTCGTAGTGGTGATCCACGCCACCCGCTCACAGGCAACACTAACCTCCGCCGTATTATTTAAAGAAACAGCTTTGGAAGGGAGCCAACAGGTGGCAACAGAGTCAACCGATCACAGCACATTCACCTCTACCGCTCATGCACTTGGTGCCGAGCAACTTCCGGAGTCCTACTTCACCTGGCCGGGCCTACTGGACCGCCTGGGTCGCCGCGAAGAGCTCAGCGAGTCCCAGACCGCGTGGGCGATGAACGAGATCATGGCTGGGCGCGCCAGCGACGTCCTGATCTCCGCCTTTGCCTTTGGTCTTCGAGTTAAGGGCATCACCGCCGCGGAGCTCGCCGCTGCAGCAGAGGCCATGCGCTCTTTCGCGACCCCGGTGGACTTCTCAGGCGTGGACAAGATTGTGGACATCGTCGGAACCGGCGGCGATGGCCGCAACACCGTAAACATCTCCACGATGGCGTCCTTCGTCGTCGCGGGCACCGGAACGAACGTTGTTAAGCACGGTAACCGCAAGGCGTCCTCCCAATGTGGGGGCGCAGACATGCTCGAGGCGCTCGGCGTGGACATCGAGCGCTCCCCCGAGGCTGTAGCGGAGGACCTGAAGGAGACGCACTTCGCGTTCCTGTTCTCGAAGGCCTACCACCCCGCTATGCGTTTCGCTGGCCCGGTGCGTAGCGAGCTGAAGGTTCCGACCGTCTTCAACTTGCTCGGCCCGATGACCAACCCGGCAAAGCCCGGTTATGGCCTCATCGGCTGTGCGTTCAAGGATCTCATGCCGATCATCGGCGGCGCCTTCGCCCACCAGGGAAGCCGTGTGCTCGTGGTTCGCGGCATGGACGGCATGGACGAGATCAGCGTGTGCGCCCCAACCGACGTGGTCACCGTGGATGCCAACGGACAGACCGACGAGGAGATCATCAACCCGCGTTCCCTGGGCCTCGACTTCTATGAGGAGGACGCCCTGCGTGGCGGGGATGCCGAGTACAACGCCGATATCGCCCGCAAGCTTTTCCGCGGCGAGCTCGAGGGTGCGATCAAGGACGCCGTCCTTCTCAACGCGGCCGCAGCTTTGGCCACCGTCGAGGGCTGGGAGCAAGACGGCCTGCAGGCCACACTGAAGCGGAACATCGACCGCGCACGCGAAAGCCTGGAATCTGGTGCAGCACTGAAGAAGATGGAGGCGATGATCGCCCGTTAGGGACCGCATCACTCCCCCGCGAGGCCCCTCGGTCAAGGTTTAAAGCCTGACCGAGGGGCCTTTGCGTCAGCCTTCAACGCAAAAACTCCGCTGCCATTGATAGCCGGGCCGAGCGCCCCCTTCGACCCGAACCCGATATCCGGTCCGCCGAACAGCCCCCCGAATGGCAACGGATGCGGTGGCCCTCCGGCAGACAGCCAGGAATCGACGGACAGGTTCCAGAAATGCAGAACGCGGCCGGGATCCCACGAGGGGAATCCGGCCGCGGCCTTAAAGCGTGTGAACGCTTAAGCGTTTAGTGGTCGTCGCGAGCGACACCGTACTGGAGGTTCATCATGACAGAGCCCCAGACCAGGAAGATAGCGCCGGCCACGATCAGCCACAGGTGAGCGAAAGCCAGACCGTAAGCGACCAGCATGACTGCGATGGTCAGCTGGAACGGCCAGATGGAGCCAGCGGAGAAGAAGCCCAGCACGCCAGCACCGTCCTCAATCTCAGCCATCTCCCAGTCAGATGGACCGATGTCGGTCTTGTTGTCGGTGATGTGCAGGTACACCGCCAGCATCAGGGACAGCAGAAGGGCCAGGGTCAGGCCGGTGACACCAGCCCACTCGGTCCCCATCACGCGGTTGGTTTCGGCCAGGTACTTGGTACCCAGAATGTAGACCACGTCCATGACCAAGAAGAACACGGCGAGGCCGTAGAAAAGCTTTGCTCCGGAAGTCATCTTTCCCTCTTTCTCTAGTTAGGAACTCGCGCGGTGCCCTTAGGCAGCGTTGCGGTCCGTCATGTTCTCGCCGGCCTCACGGGTAGCCGTGCGGTCGGAAACGAATGGGTGGGTAGAGGTGGAGTACGGAGCTTCACCGATGGACTTCAGGGCCTCGGAGTTCGGAGCCTCTGGGTTGTCCTGACGGAACTTGATGTAGTCCGCGAACTTCTCCGGGGAGACGACACGCAGCTCGAAGTTCATCATGGAGTGGTAGGTACCGCACATCTCGGCACAGCGACCGACAAATGCTCCCTCTTCCTTGATCTCGGAGATCTGGAAGCGACGCTCAGACTGGTTCGCCTCCGGGTGCGGGAACACGTCGCGCTTGAAGAGGAACTCTGGGATCCAGAAGGAGTGAGCAACGTCCGCGGAAGCGAGGTTGAACTCGATTGCCGTGTTGGACGGAACAACCAGGACCGGAACCTCGTCGGTGGAGCCGACGGTCTCGATCTTGTTGAAGTTCAGGTAGCTGTAGTCTTCCTTCGAACGACCGTGGATCGGGCCGACACCGTGGTTGGTATTGGAGCGGATCTCGTACTTGGAGTCCTCAGCGCGCTGCTGAGCCTCCTTGTCGACGCCCTCGTAGTCCTGGCCGCCCAGCAGTTCACCGTTGATCTCGCCGTAACCGAACTTCCAGTTCCACTGGTAACCGGTGACGTCAACCTTGACCTTCGGGTCCTTATCCAGGGCGGTCACGCTGTCCTGAGTCTGGACGTTGAAGAAGAACAGGACCATGACGATCAGAACCGGAACGGTGGTGAGCACCAGCTCAAGCGGGACGTTGTAGCCCGTCTGACGTGGGAATTCTT
This window contains:
- a CDS encoding heme-copper oxidase subunit III, with product MTSAVENPGMAAPHRVATLNRPNMVSVGTIVFLSQELMFFAGLFAMYFVSKANSGGNWPSEPTELNVPFAATITIILISSSVTAQFGVFAAERGDVFALRRWYALSALLGTVFLIGQGYEYFHLVQTGTTIPGSVYGSVFFITTGFHGAHVLAGVIAFLVVLLRTFKSKFTPAQATAAVVVSYYWHFVDVVWIGLWITIYFVQ
- a CDS encoding cytochrome c oxidase subunit 4, whose product is MTSGAKLFYGLAVFFLVMDVVYILGTKYLAETNRVMGTEWAGVTGLTLALLLSLMLAVYLHITDNKTDIGPSDWEMAEIEDGAGVLGFFSAGSIWPFQLTIAVMLVAYGLAFAHLWLIVAGAIFLVWGSVMMNLQYGVARDDH
- the trpD gene encoding anthranilate phosphoribosyltransferase yields the protein MATESTDHSTFTSTAHALGAEQLPESYFTWPGLLDRLGRREELSESQTAWAMNEIMAGRASDVLISAFAFGLRVKGITAAELAAAAEAMRSFATPVDFSGVDKIVDIVGTGGDGRNTVNISTMASFVVAGTGTNVVKHGNRKASSQCGGADMLEALGVDIERSPEAVAEDLKETHFAFLFSKAYHPAMRFAGPVRSELKVPTVFNLLGPMTNPAKPGYGLIGCAFKDLMPIIGGAFAHQGSRVLVVRGMDGMDEISVCAPTDVVTVDANGQTDEEIINPRSLGLDFYEEDALRGGDAEYNADIARKLFRGELEGAIKDAVLLNAAAALATVEGWEQDGLQATLKRNIDRARESLESGAALKKMEAMIAR
- a CDS encoding cytochrome c oxidase subunit II; this encodes MEQRKVHGMTRRIAMAGTLGLSGLALAGCNVAPPENGFFHALRMGWPMGITPEAEQMGNYWVWVWVTAWIIGIIMWALMFFVMGRYSSKARSRRGDNEEFPRQTGYNVPLELVLTTVPVLIVMVLFFFNVQTQDSVTALDKDPKVKVDVTGYQWNWKFGYGEINGELLGGQDYEGVDKEAQQRAEDSKYEIRSNTNHGVGPIHGRSKEDYSYLNFNKIETVGSTDEVPVLVVPSNTAIEFNLASADVAHSFWIPEFLFKRDVFPHPEANQSERRFQISEIKEEGAFVGRCAEMCGTYHSMMNFELRVVSPEKFADYIKFRQDNPEAPNSEALKSIGEAPYSTSTHPFVSDRTATREAGENMTDRNAA